A region of uncultured Anaeromusa sp. DNA encodes the following proteins:
- a CDS encoding methylated-DNA--[protein]-cysteine S-methyltransferase has translation MVKVELTAKIFSTSWGVVASLWSAQGLWELGFPRKTEKEAWADLRFSPTVAPQSQAEDMAELAWEALAAQLQTYFQGFPVIFDVPLDWRGYTPFREKALRYVASVPYGCVCSYGEVSRAIGVPQGARAVGGAMHANRIPIVVPCHRVVASGGKLGGFGGGLELKEALLFLERNTDS, from the coding sequence ATGGTAAAAGTAGAATTGACAGCCAAAATTTTTTCAACTTCATGGGGCGTAGTGGCGTCTTTATGGTCCGCCCAGGGACTTTGGGAACTTGGTTTTCCCCGAAAAACAGAAAAAGAAGCTTGGGCGGACTTGCGGTTTTCTCCGACGGTGGCGCCGCAATCACAAGCGGAAGATATGGCAGAGTTAGCCTGGGAGGCGTTGGCGGCTCAACTGCAGACCTATTTCCAGGGGTTCCCTGTGATTTTTGACGTGCCGCTGGATTGGCGAGGGTATACGCCTTTTCGGGAGAAAGCGTTGCGGTATGTAGCCTCAGTTCCTTATGGCTGCGTCTGCAGCTATGGAGAGGTATCTAGGGCTATTGGTGTGCCTCAGGGGGCGCGCGCTGTCGGCGGAGCTATGCATGCTAATCGTATTCCAATTGTGGTGCCCTGTCATCGAGTCGTGGCTTCCGGTGGCAAACTAGGCGGTTTTGGTGGCGGTTTGGAACTGAAGGAAGCCTTGCTGTTTTTGGAGCGCAACACAGACAGCTAA
- the mdh gene encoding malate dehydrogenase, producing MKVTVVGAGNVGATCANVLAIREIASEVVLLDIKEGVSEGKAMDMMQTSPLLGFDTCVVGSTNDYAKTAGSAVVVITSGLPRKPGMTREELIGTNAGIVKTVAENILKHSPNAILIIVSNPMDTMTYLTLKATGLPKNRVIGMGGALDSSRFKYYLSQALGRPLTDVQGTVIGGHGDTTMIPLTRLATYNGVPVSQILDAASLEKVAADTMVGGATLTKLLGTSAWYAPGAAAAMLVESIVRDEKKVFPCCVSLEGEYGQKDICIGVPVVVGKNGCEEILDYKLNAEEKDLFEKSAAAVRKMNQVLADMKVI from the coding sequence ATGAAAGTTACAGTCGTCGGTGCAGGCAATGTAGGCGCAACATGCGCAAACGTTCTGGCTATTCGCGAGATTGCCAGCGAAGTGGTACTCCTTGATATCAAAGAAGGCGTTTCCGAAGGCAAAGCCATGGACATGATGCAGACTTCGCCTCTACTTGGCTTTGACACCTGTGTAGTAGGAAGCACTAATGATTATGCAAAAACAGCTGGTTCCGCAGTGGTTGTCATCACTTCCGGTTTGCCGCGTAAACCCGGCATGACCCGTGAAGAATTGATTGGTACCAATGCCGGTATCGTAAAAACGGTTGCTGAAAACATTCTCAAGCATTCTCCGAATGCCATTCTGATTATCGTTAGCAATCCGATGGACACCATGACCTATCTGACGCTGAAAGCTACGGGCCTGCCGAAAAACCGTGTAATTGGCATGGGCGGCGCGTTGGACAGCTCTCGCTTCAAGTACTATCTGAGCCAGGCTTTGGGCCGTCCGTTGACCGACGTCCAAGGAACCGTTATTGGTGGTCATGGCGATACTACTATGATTCCTTTGACTCGTTTGGCTACCTACAATGGTGTGCCGGTATCCCAGATCCTCGACGCTGCTTCTTTGGAAAAAGTTGCTGCTGACACTATGGTTGGCGGTGCTACGCTGACTAAGCTTCTGGGCACTTCCGCCTGGTATGCTCCTGGCGCTGCGGCCGCTATGTTGGTGGAATCCATCGTTCGCGACGAGAAGAAAGTATTCCCTTGCTGTGTTTCTCTCGAAGGCGAATACGGCCAGAAAGATATCTGCATCGGCGTTCCGGTTGTTGTGGGTAAAAACGGCTGCGAAGAAATCCTCGACTACAAACTCAATGCGGAAGAAAAAGATCTCTTCGAGAAGAGTGCTGCCGCTGTACGCAAGATGAATCAAGTTCTTGCGGATATGAAAGTAATCTAA
- a CDS encoding phage holin family protein, giving the protein MCGLLLRIVVNAVILYWMVEWLPEIFVDTFWCLLAASLVVGVANGLVRTILCKLSCPMSWRMLGGLTFLTNLVMPAALLKVLPGVQVGSLFLPFLSMGLVTVCSCLLSVYIQDR; this is encoded by the coding sequence GTGTGCGGCTTGCTTTTGCGTATCGTAGTCAATGCGGTCATTTTGTACTGGATGGTGGAATGGCTGCCGGAAATTTTCGTTGATACGTTTTGGTGTTTGTTAGCGGCCTCGTTGGTGGTCGGGGTAGCCAACGGCTTAGTGCGTACGATTCTTTGCAAATTGAGTTGTCCTATGTCTTGGCGTATGTTGGGCGGATTGACTTTTTTGACAAACTTGGTGATGCCGGCGGCGCTGCTTAAGGTGCTGCCAGGCGTGCAGGTGGGTAGTTTGTTCTTGCCATTTCTGAGTATGGGCTTAGTGACCGTGTGCAGTTGTCTGCTGTCCGTATATATCCAAGACCGATAA
- a CDS encoding Cof-type HAD-IIB family hydrolase, which produces MAIKLVAVDMDGTLLTDGLEVSPRTVAAIQAAQQQGVTVTIATGRMFQSAKPFAERLGVDVPLITYNGALVKSCRSGEVWHEELLSMDTTLSVLAYFREHGWYIQTYVDDEFYVRDYSAEARTYEAVSGISPHVVGEALFAPEKEPLKLLTLAEPEHLDAITPILQARFGDKVCLTRAKNHMIEMVNSAVNKGRGVAMLAKRLGISQQDIMVLGDSENDMTMLTYAGLGVAMDNADDKVKAVADVVTADNNQDGVALAIEKYVLK; this is translated from the coding sequence TTGGCAATTAAATTAGTAGCAGTTGATATGGATGGGACGTTGTTGACAGACGGTCTGGAGGTTTCACCAAGAACGGTTGCGGCGATTCAAGCGGCGCAGCAGCAAGGAGTAACGGTGACGATTGCCACGGGACGTATGTTTCAGTCGGCCAAGCCGTTTGCAGAGCGCTTGGGCGTGGATGTGCCGCTGATTACCTATAATGGAGCGTTAGTAAAGTCTTGCCGCTCTGGTGAGGTTTGGCATGAGGAACTGCTGTCCATGGATACTACTTTGTCGGTGTTGGCGTATTTTCGTGAACACGGCTGGTATATTCAAACCTATGTGGATGACGAATTTTATGTGAGGGACTATTCGGCGGAAGCGCGTACCTATGAAGCGGTGTCTGGTATTTCGCCGCACGTGGTGGGCGAGGCACTATTTGCGCCGGAGAAGGAGCCTCTTAAGCTTTTGACGTTGGCGGAACCAGAGCATTTGGATGCTATTACGCCGATATTGCAAGCTCGTTTTGGCGATAAGGTATGCCTTACGAGGGCTAAAAATCATATGATCGAGATGGTAAACTCCGCGGTAAATAAAGGTAGAGGCGTTGCCATGCTGGCTAAACGGTTGGGAATATCCCAACAAGATATCATGGTGTTGGGAGACTCGGAAAATGATATGACCATGCTGACCTATGCGGGCTTAGGGGTGGCTATGGATAATGCCGACGACAAAGTGAAAGCGGTTGCGGACGTGGTGACAGCGGACAACAATCAGGATGGAGTCGCCTTGGCTATCGAAAAATATGTGTTGAAATAG
- a CDS encoding gamma-glutamyltransferase family protein: protein MQFDSLEYPYASRRMVTYGARGMVATSQQLAAQAGLQILREGGNAVDAAIATAACLTVVEPCSNGIGGDAFALVWVHGGLFGLNGSGPAAQKADAASLWKQGHKTVPRFGWQPVTVPGAPGAWAALSKRFGRMPLAKVLAPAISYARNGFIVSPTVAAAWQKQYQLFSRELDGEEFRFWFHTFAPHGRPPQAGELVQLPEHAETLEELGQTGGESFYRGALAQRIGDFAARFAAPLTATDLASFQPEWVHPLRVQYRGYDVWEIPPNGHGLVALSALEILKGFDMTCVESVEWYHRQMEALKLAFADAKAYVAEPKDMQVTAESLLDPAYAMERRKLIGEKAILPIAGNPASGGTVYLAAADAEGMMVSFIQSNYQGFGSGLVVPGTGIALHNRGCNFNLEEGHPNCLAPGKRPYHTIIPGFISKDEQPVGPFGVMGAFMQPQGHLQVVVRAIDQGLNPQAVLDAPRWQWTGGRTIEVEPHFPQHIAAALARRGHDVRLSMDVASFGRGQIIWRSKSGALAGATEPRADGCVAAW from the coding sequence GTGCAATTTGATTCGCTGGAATATCCGTATGCGTCCCGGCGCATGGTGACGTATGGAGCTAGAGGCATGGTGGCGACTTCGCAGCAATTGGCGGCGCAGGCGGGGCTGCAAATTTTGCGCGAAGGAGGCAATGCGGTGGACGCCGCGATTGCTACGGCAGCGTGTTTGACGGTAGTAGAGCCTTGCTCTAATGGCATCGGCGGCGACGCCTTTGCATTGGTTTGGGTTCATGGAGGATTATTTGGTCTGAACGGCAGTGGTCCGGCGGCGCAAAAAGCCGATGCTGCATCTTTGTGGAAGCAGGGGCATAAAACGGTACCGCGTTTTGGTTGGCAGCCGGTTACTGTGCCTGGCGCTCCGGGAGCTTGGGCCGCCTTGTCAAAACGATTTGGGCGTATGCCGTTGGCAAAAGTGCTGGCACCGGCTATTTCTTATGCTCGCAACGGCTTTATAGTGTCGCCTACGGTTGCCGCAGCCTGGCAAAAACAGTATCAGCTGTTTTCAAGAGAGTTAGACGGAGAAGAATTTCGCTTTTGGTTCCACACTTTTGCGCCGCATGGCCGGCCCCCGCAGGCAGGAGAATTAGTACAATTGCCGGAGCATGCTGAGACGTTGGAAGAGTTAGGACAGACCGGCGGTGAATCCTTTTATCGGGGCGCTCTAGCACAACGTATTGGGGACTTTGCCGCGCGGTTTGCTGCACCGCTGACAGCAACGGATTTGGCCTCTTTTCAGCCAGAGTGGGTGCATCCGCTGCGGGTGCAGTATCGCGGTTATGATGTTTGGGAGATTCCTCCCAACGGGCACGGCTTGGTGGCTTTGTCTGCGCTAGAAATTTTAAAGGGCTTTGACATGACTTGTGTGGAGTCGGTGGAATGGTACCATCGTCAGATGGAAGCGTTGAAGCTCGCATTTGCTGATGCCAAAGCGTATGTAGCGGAACCTAAAGACATGCAAGTAACTGCGGAAAGTCTGTTGGATCCGGCTTATGCGATGGAACGCCGCAAGTTGATTGGCGAAAAAGCAATCTTGCCCATTGCCGGAAATCCGGCGTCCGGCGGTACTGTATATTTGGCGGCGGCCGACGCAGAAGGTATGATGGTTTCATTTATTCAAAGCAATTATCAAGGATTTGGCTCTGGTTTGGTAGTGCCTGGGACCGGTATTGCCCTTCACAATCGAGGCTGCAATTTCAATTTGGAAGAAGGACATCCTAATTGTCTGGCGCCGGGAAAACGTCCTTATCATACTATTATTCCCGGATTTATCAGCAAGGATGAGCAACCGGTGGGGCCGTTTGGGGTCATGGGCGCTTTTATGCAGCCCCAGGGTCATTTGCAGGTAGTTGTGCGCGCTATCGATCAGGGGTTGAATCCGCAGGCGGTTTTGGATGCGCCACGCTGGCAGTGGACAGGAGGAAGAACAATCGAGGTAGAACCGCATTTTCCGCAGCATATAGCGGCGGCGTTGGCCCGGCGAGGGCATGACGTGCGTCTTTCCATGGATGTGGCTTCTTTCGGGCGGGGACAAATTATTTGGAGGAGCAAATCAGGAGCCTTAGCGGGTGCGACAGAGCCCCGCGCGGACGGTTGTGTGGCTGCATGGTAA
- a CDS encoding alpha-hydroxy-acid oxidizing protein, translating to MNSLREAARERFGKACRVCRICNGVACAGEVPGMGGLGTGAAFQSNMQALALHRLQQRVVHQVSEPKLSCTIFGQRLSMPILGAPIGGIAFNLNDFLPEAEYAAAIVDGCRQAGTLGMTGDGPNPGVFNGGLEAVRLAGGQGIPVLKPRDNEAILEKMQEAAAAGAIAVGMDLDAAALINMTRAGQRVGPKTKEQLAELKRHAPLPFFVKGIMTEEDAEACAWAGVDGIVVSNHGGRVLDYTPGTAEVLPEIVEAVDGALTVLVDGGVRSGTDVLKMLALGADAVLIGRPLTVGAVGGAAGVALVLQQMAAELQAAMVMTGTASVEDVAEDILW from the coding sequence ATGAATTCATTACGCGAAGCAGCGCGGGAACGTTTTGGTAAGGCTTGTCGGGTTTGCAGAATTTGCAACGGCGTAGCCTGCGCCGGTGAGGTTCCTGGCATGGGCGGCCTTGGTACCGGAGCGGCTTTTCAAAGCAATATGCAGGCGCTGGCCTTGCATCGGCTGCAGCAGCGCGTGGTGCATCAGGTCAGTGAGCCGAAGTTGAGCTGTACGATTTTTGGGCAGAGACTGTCGATGCCGATTTTGGGTGCGCCAATCGGCGGCATTGCGTTCAATTTAAATGATTTTTTGCCGGAAGCCGAGTATGCAGCAGCGATTGTAGACGGCTGTCGTCAGGCGGGGACGTTGGGCATGACCGGCGATGGTCCTAATCCAGGCGTGTTTAATGGCGGTTTGGAGGCAGTGCGCTTAGCCGGTGGCCAGGGCATTCCTGTCTTGAAACCCAGGGACAATGAGGCGATTTTGGAGAAAATGCAGGAAGCGGCTGCCGCTGGTGCAATTGCAGTTGGTATGGATTTGGATGCTGCGGCGCTCATTAACATGACTCGTGCCGGCCAGCGGGTTGGGCCCAAGACGAAAGAGCAGTTAGCAGAGCTTAAACGTCATGCGCCGTTACCGTTCTTTGTTAAAGGCATTATGACGGAAGAGGATGCCGAAGCGTGCGCTTGGGCTGGCGTTGACGGCATTGTCGTCTCCAATCACGGCGGACGGGTGCTGGATTATACGCCGGGTACGGCGGAAGTGCTGCCGGAAATTGTGGAAGCTGTTGATGGAGCGCTGACGGTGCTGGTAGACGGCGGTGTGCGCAGCGGTACGGATGTACTGAAAATGCTGGCCTTGGGTGCTGACGCCGTTTTGATTGGACGCCCGCTAACCGTTGGTGCAGTAGGAGGCGCTGCGGGAGTTGCGCTTGTTTTGCAACAAATGGCGGCGGAATTGCAGGCGGCAATGGTGATGACTGGTACAGCGTCGGTAGAGGACGTGGCAGAGGATATTTTATGGTAA